A window of Thermus antranikianii DSM 12462 contains these coding sequences:
- a CDS encoding TRAP transporter small permease subunit produces the protein MVKLLRAIDLINASLSRFSSIFMVLLVLTLTYEVGMRYLFKSPTLWSYDMSYMLTSLFMVLSLGHVLQRGEHVRVDLLSHYLPPRWAATVEALLYLVLLFPFLYVLLSPMPGHVLNSWRIGERYTAGTWLPPIYPFKTWVMVGMFLLALQSLAQFLRVLILALRGEEV, from the coding sequence ATGGTTAAGCTTCTTAGAGCAATAGACCTCATTAACGCCAGCCTTAGCCGTTTCTCCTCCATCTTCATGGTTCTTCTTGTACTCACCCTGACTTACGAAGTAGGGATGCGGTACCTCTTTAAAAGTCCCACCTTGTGGAGCTACGACATGAGCTACATGCTCACAAGCCTTTTCATGGTCCTCTCCCTGGGGCACGTTCTGCAGCGCGGCGAACACGTGCGGGTGGATCTGTTGTCCCATTACCTGCCTCCCCGGTGGGCCGCAACGGTCGAGGCCCTCCTCTACCTAGTCCTCCTCTTTCCCTTCCTCTACGTCCTCCTTTCCCCAATGCCAGGGCATGTGCTAAACTCCTGGCGAATAGGCGAGCGCTACACTGCTGGAACCTGGCTCCCGCCCATTTACCCCTTCAAAACCTGGGTCATGGTGGGCATGTTCCTGCTAGCCCTCCAGTCCCTTGCCCAGTTCCTTCGGGTCCTGATCCTGGCCCT
- a CDS encoding CoA-acylating methylmalonate-semialdehyde dehydrogenase, giving the protein MVKNLIGAEWQEVSRPTLPVYNPATGEVIEEVPLSGKEEVDRAVAAAQRAFEVWSRTPLMERVRLMFRFKELLEKHFEDLAHLVTLHHGKTLEEARGEVRRGIEVVDFACSAPTLLQGRTLREVTGGVDQNLFHYPLGVVAGIPPFNFPVMIPLWMFPIAVVAGNTFVLKPSERTPLGAVRLAELFLEAGFPEGVLNLVHGAQEAAEALVSHPEVKAVQFVGSEPVARRIYQLAAQHGKRVSAAGGAKNHLVVMPDANLDQAIPAILNSAFGNAGERCLAGSVAVGVGGVGPELLERIVESARRLKVGPGWEEGVQVGPLIREEHRKRVVGYIQKGLEEGARLALDGRGIEGKGFFLGPTVLDRVSPRMVVGREEIFGPVLSVSYAQDLEEAIAQANAVPYGNMATIFTQSGRVAREFRERVQAGMVGINVGVAQPFAFYPFSGWRNSFFGDLHPHGPDAFLFYTQRKVVVERW; this is encoded by the coding sequence ATGGTCAAGAACCTAATCGGTGCTGAGTGGCAGGAGGTTTCCCGCCCCACGTTGCCCGTGTACAACCCTGCCACCGGGGAGGTGATCGAGGAGGTTCCCCTTTCGGGGAAGGAGGAGGTGGACCGGGCGGTGGCTGCGGCCCAGAGAGCCTTTGAGGTGTGGAGCCGCACCCCCCTCATGGAGCGGGTCCGCCTCATGTTCCGCTTCAAGGAACTTCTGGAGAAGCACTTTGAGGACCTGGCCCACCTGGTCACCCTCCACCACGGCAAGACCCTGGAGGAGGCCCGCGGGGAGGTGCGCCGGGGCATCGAGGTGGTGGACTTCGCCTGCAGCGCTCCCACCCTCCTTCAGGGCCGCACCCTGCGGGAGGTCACGGGCGGGGTGGACCAGAACCTCTTCCACTACCCCTTGGGGGTGGTAGCCGGGATCCCCCCCTTCAACTTCCCGGTGATGATCCCCTTGTGGATGTTCCCCATCGCCGTGGTGGCGGGGAACACCTTTGTGCTCAAGCCCTCGGAGAGAACCCCCTTGGGGGCGGTGCGCCTGGCGGAGCTCTTCCTGGAGGCGGGCTTCCCCGAGGGGGTCCTCAACCTGGTCCACGGGGCCCAGGAGGCAGCGGAGGCCCTGGTGAGCCACCCGGAGGTGAAGGCGGTGCAGTTCGTGGGCTCCGAGCCCGTGGCCCGGAGGATCTACCAGCTGGCCGCCCAGCACGGCAAGAGGGTCTCGGCGGCCGGGGGAGCCAAGAACCACCTGGTGGTGATGCCCGACGCCAATCTGGACCAGGCCATCCCCGCGATCCTCAACTCCGCCTTCGGCAACGCCGGGGAAAGGTGCCTGGCAGGGAGCGTGGCCGTAGGGGTGGGGGGCGTTGGCCCCGAACTCTTGGAGAGGATTGTGGAGAGCGCCCGCAGGCTCAAGGTGGGTCCGGGATGGGAGGAGGGGGTCCAGGTGGGTCCCCTGATCCGGGAGGAGCACCGGAAACGGGTGGTGGGGTACATCCAAAAGGGCCTGGAGGAGGGGGCCAGGCTGGCCCTGGACGGCCGGGGGATCGAGGGCAAAGGCTTCTTCCTGGGGCCCACGGTGCTGGACCGGGTCTCCCCCCGCATGGTGGTGGGGCGGGAGGAGATCTTCGGCCCCGTGCTCTCCGTCTCCTACGCCCAGGACCTGGAAGAGGCCATCGCCCAGGCCAACGCCGTGCCCTATGGCAACATGGCCACCATCTTCACCCAAAGCGGCCGGGTGGCCCGGGAGTTTAGGGAAAGGGTCCAGGCGGGCATGGTGGGGATCAACGTGGGCGTGGCCCAGCCCTTTGCCTTCTACCCCTTCTCCGGATGGCGCAATTCCTTCTTCGGCGACCTACACCCCCACGGCCCCGACGCCTTCCTCTTCTACACCCAAAGGAAGGTGGTGGTGGAAAGATGGTGA
- a CDS encoding MaoC family dehydratase: MRFKVGDKASYTQTISEAHVALFVGAVGDTNPLHVDEAYAKGSRFGKRIAQGILVAGLISTVIGTKLPGTGAIYLSQTLRFLKPTYLGDTITATAIVKAVREREKGGLVLTLDTFCENQRGERVIEGEAVVLYEEPTGARP; this comes from the coding sequence GTGAGGTTCAAGGTAGGGGATAAGGCCAGTTACACCCAGACCATCTCCGAGGCCCACGTGGCCCTCTTCGTGGGGGCGGTGGGGGACACCAACCCCCTGCACGTGGACGAGGCCTATGCCAAAGGAAGCCGCTTCGGCAAACGCATCGCCCAGGGCATCCTGGTGGCGGGCCTCATCTCCACGGTGATCGGCACGAAACTGCCGGGCACCGGGGCCATCTACCTCTCCCAGACCCTACGCTTCCTTAAACCCACCTACCTGGGGGACACCATCACCGCCACCGCCATCGTCAAGGCAGTGCGGGAGAGGGAGAAGGGCGGCCTGGTCCTCACCCTGGATACCTTCTGCGAAAACCAGCGGGGGGAGAGGGTTATCGAGGGTGAGGCGGTGGTGCTCTACGAGGAACCTACGGGCGCAAGGCCCTAG
- a CDS encoding TRAP transporter substrate-binding protein DctP codes for MKKQAVTKKAANGILTDRRTFLKAGVALGAATLGGQAVAQRRPEVRWTMATSWPATIHLHHMAQYWAKKVEEMSGGRMVVDVQPSGAIVGAFEVLDAAHSGVVQAMHSWSAYWIGRNPAAAFFASIPFLFTPLSHLAWVYEGGGLQLWQKIYDDLRLNVKVLPCGITHAEIVAWAHKPLRKLEDWRGLKYRAPGIWGEILRGLGVAVVTLPAAELYTAMERRVIDATEFNTPYTDYLLRFHEVARYFTGPGMHQPTVLFELVINKSAWERLPTDLKAIVEEAARATTLWSLTYDLHKSMEYIDFFKRRGNQQVFVERQTQWEIYKVAMEYLKKQAEANPFFKQVLDSALSYHRRYAAYDELMTPIPVREAHRVPQPYRVI; via the coding sequence ATGAAAAAGCAAGCGGTAACCAAGAAGGCGGCAAATGGGATTCTTACAGATCGGCGGACTTTCCTGAAGGCAGGCGTCGCTTTAGGTGCTGCCACCCTAGGCGGCCAAGCAGTAGCCCAAAGGCGCCCTGAGGTGCGTTGGACCATGGCCACATCCTGGCCTGCCACCATTCACCTCCACCACATGGCCCAGTACTGGGCTAAGAAGGTGGAGGAAATGAGCGGTGGCCGGATGGTCGTGGATGTCCAGCCGAGCGGTGCCATCGTCGGGGCCTTCGAGGTCCTAGACGCCGCCCACTCTGGAGTGGTCCAGGCCATGCACAGCTGGAGCGCCTACTGGATAGGGCGAAATCCTGCCGCCGCATTCTTCGCTTCTATCCCCTTCCTCTTCACTCCCCTCTCCCACTTGGCCTGGGTTTACGAAGGTGGCGGCCTCCAGCTTTGGCAGAAGATCTACGACGACCTGCGTCTCAATGTGAAGGTACTGCCCTGTGGGATCACCCATGCGGAGATAGTGGCCTGGGCCCACAAGCCTCTCCGGAAGCTAGAGGACTGGCGGGGCCTAAAGTACCGTGCACCTGGGATTTGGGGGGAAATCCTCCGCGGGCTTGGGGTGGCAGTGGTAACCCTACCGGCTGCCGAGCTCTATACCGCCATGGAGCGCCGCGTAATAGACGCCACGGAGTTCAACACCCCCTACACCGACTACCTCCTCCGGTTCCACGAGGTGGCTCGCTACTTCACCGGACCAGGAATGCACCAACCCACCGTGCTCTTCGAACTTGTCATCAACAAAAGTGCCTGGGAACGGCTACCCACCGACCTGAAGGCGATTGTGGAAGAAGCTGCTAGAGCGACCACCCTTTGGAGCTTAACCTACGATTTGCACAAGAGCATGGAGTACATAGACTTCTTCAAGCGGCGTGGCAACCAGCAGGTATTTGTGGAGCGACAGACCCAATGGGAAATCTACAAGGTGGCCATGGAGTACCTAAAGAAGCAGGCTGAGGCGAATCCCTTCTTCAAGCAGGTTCTGGATTCGGCCTTAAGCTACCATCGGCGCTACGCTGCTTACGATGAGCTGATGACCCCCATCCCCGTCCGGGAAGCGCACCGCGTGCCCCAGCCCTATAGGGTGATATAG
- a CDS encoding zinc-binding dehydrogenase, which translates to MRAAVLERVGEPLRIEEVPIPEPKAGEVLVRVAACGVCHTDLHVIKGEVAFPTPCVLGHEISGTVAALGPGVEGLKVGEKVVSSFIMPCGQCPYCVRGEEDLCERFFSFNRLRGVLYDGATRLFRKDGTPLWMYSMGGLAEYAVVPATDVFPLPEGIALEDAAILGCALFTAYGAVKTAGLEGGESVAVVATGGVGLGIVQIARAFGAYPVVAIDLRPEKLAKAKSLGATHAFTPEEAPQAILDLTGGRGVDVAFEALGRPETFRLALNLLRDGGRMVPVGIAPQGMEAGVEITRLVRRKLKILGSYGAKPRKDMPILLKLAQAGIVGVGAEVTDRFTLEEADLAYRRLDKGEIVGRAVVTMGGEA; encoded by the coding sequence ATGCGGGCTGCGGTATTGGAGCGGGTGGGGGAACCCTTGAGGATAGAGGAGGTTCCTATTCCCGAACCCAAAGCCGGGGAGGTACTGGTACGGGTAGCAGCCTGCGGGGTATGCCACACGGATCTCCATGTGATCAAAGGAGAAGTAGCCTTCCCTACCCCTTGCGTACTAGGACACGAGATCTCGGGTACGGTGGCCGCTTTAGGCCCGGGAGTGGAGGGCCTAAAGGTGGGTGAAAAGGTAGTCTCCAGCTTCATCATGCCTTGCGGCCAGTGCCCCTACTGCGTTCGGGGAGAGGAGGACCTCTGCGAGCGCTTCTTCAGCTTTAACCGCCTCAGGGGCGTGCTCTACGACGGCGCCACGCGGCTCTTCCGCAAGGACGGGACGCCCCTATGGATGTACTCCATGGGTGGCCTAGCGGAGTATGCCGTGGTTCCCGCCACGGATGTCTTCCCCCTGCCTGAAGGCATTGCCTTGGAGGATGCGGCCATCCTCGGCTGTGCCCTCTTCACCGCCTATGGTGCGGTGAAAACCGCTGGCCTCGAGGGTGGAGAGTCGGTGGCCGTGGTGGCCACTGGCGGGGTGGGTTTAGGGATCGTCCAAATCGCCCGGGCTTTCGGCGCTTACCCTGTGGTGGCCATAGACCTCAGACCCGAAAAACTTGCTAAGGCGAAGAGCCTTGGCGCCACCCACGCCTTCACCCCAGAGGAAGCTCCCCAAGCCATCCTGGACCTGACGGGCGGGCGAGGGGTAGACGTGGCCTTCGAGGCCTTAGGAAGACCGGAAACCTTCCGTTTGGCCCTAAACCTCCTCCGGGATGGGGGAAGGATGGTACCCGTGGGCATTGCCCCTCAAGGGATGGAGGCTGGGGTGGAAATCACCCGCTTGGTCCGGCGCAAGCTCAAGATCCTAGGCTCCTACGGGGCCAAGCCCCGTAAGGACATGCCCATCCTCCTCAAGCTGGCGCAAGCCGGCATCGTGGGGGTGGGTGCAGAGGTTACCGATCGCTTCACTTTGGAGGAAGCCGACCTGGCCTACCGACGGCTGGACAAGGGGGAGATCGTGGGCCGGGCGGTGGTGACGATGGGAGGTGAAGCATGA
- a CDS encoding ABC transporter ATP-binding protein, producing the protein MKLRVEGLETGYGKAQVLFGMDLEVREGELVALLGANGAGKTTLLRTISGLIRPWRGRILWDGKDLADLSPAKRAKLGLGHVPEGRQLFPLMTVEENLRLGAAFLAPGREKEGFERVYALFPRLAERRRQLAGTLSGGEQQMLAIARALMGFPRILLVDEPSLGLAPRLAEEVLRTLNRVAEEGVGILLVEQNVALSLEVAARAYVVEHGRIVLHGPARAVLEDPRIREAYLSL; encoded by the coding sequence ATGAAGCTCAGGGTAGAAGGCCTAGAAACCGGCTATGGCAAGGCCCAGGTGCTCTTCGGCATGGACCTCGAGGTGCGCGAAGGGGAACTGGTGGCCCTCCTAGGGGCCAACGGGGCGGGCAAGACCACCCTGCTCCGGACCATTTCCGGCCTGATCCGCCCCTGGCGGGGCAGGATCCTCTGGGATGGGAAGGACCTCGCGGACCTTTCCCCCGCCAAAAGAGCCAAGCTGGGGCTCGGCCACGTGCCTGAAGGCAGGCAGCTCTTTCCCCTGATGACCGTGGAGGAAAACCTCCGCCTGGGAGCGGCCTTCCTGGCCCCTGGCCGGGAAAAAGAGGGTTTTGAGCGGGTCTACGCCCTCTTTCCCCGGCTTGCGGAGCGAAGGAGGCAGCTTGCCGGCACCCTCTCCGGCGGGGAACAGCAAATGCTGGCCATCGCCCGCGCCCTCATGGGCTTCCCGAGAATCCTCCTGGTGGACGAACCCTCCTTAGGCCTGGCACCCCGGCTGGCCGAGGAGGTGCTCAGAACCCTCAACCGGGTGGCGGAAGAGGGGGTGGGGATTTTGCTGGTGGAACAGAATGTGGCCCTTTCCCTGGAGGTGGCGGCCAGGGCCTATGTGGTGGAACACGGGCGCATCGTGCTCCACGGCCCAGCCCGTGCGGTGCTGGAGGACCCCCGGATCCGGGAGGCTTACCTAAGCTTGTAA
- a CDS encoding PucR family transcriptional regulator, whose amino-acid sequence MAWHYAQEIPDYARLDTRILERDVAVVSFEYLRALEEGGNVEDLALAVGQRRRSQGVSLPALLRAYRLWAKDALEALKDSTPNRLAELAPRVVELLDRVSEASAQGYRLALEGRLPRGSVVGIGVGFADAGAMALAPRHLSLPSEAMFYEQSPFGALLFLAAPLAEVEQELRGLARKCQAVLWVEEGTDASRVGADLEEALALGSRLRLPPGLYPTRYLWPLAIALDSPKGRERLLRLLAPLELHPELLATLEVYLQSGFSLKKTAHRLGLHPNSVLYRLHRAEELTGLHLGRAEDLCLVSMALYLYRAVGD is encoded by the coding sequence ATGGCCTGGCACTATGCCCAGGAAATCCCTGATTACGCCCGGCTGGATACGCGCATCCTCGAGCGGGATGTGGCTGTAGTTTCCTTTGAGTACTTGCGGGCCCTCGAGGAGGGCGGGAACGTGGAGGACCTGGCCTTGGCGGTGGGCCAGCGCCGGCGGAGCCAAGGCGTGTCCCTCCCGGCCCTGCTCCGGGCTTACCGCCTTTGGGCCAAAGATGCCCTCGAGGCTCTAAAGGACTCGACGCCAAACCGCTTGGCGGAGCTGGCCCCCCGGGTGGTGGAACTTCTGGACCGGGTAAGCGAGGCCTCGGCTCAGGGATACCGCTTGGCCCTGGAGGGTAGGCTTCCCCGTGGATCGGTTGTGGGCATTGGGGTGGGGTTTGCCGATGCCGGGGCCATGGCCCTGGCCCCGCGCCACTTAAGCCTCCCCTCCGAGGCCATGTTCTACGAGCAAAGCCCCTTCGGTGCCCTTCTTTTTTTGGCTGCACCCTTGGCCGAGGTAGAGCAGGAGCTTAGGGGCTTAGCCCGCAAGTGCCAGGCGGTGCTTTGGGTAGAGGAAGGGACGGATGCCTCAAGGGTCGGGGCGGACCTGGAGGAGGCCTTGGCCCTGGGTAGTCGCTTGCGGTTGCCGCCCGGCCTCTACCCAACCCGCTATTTGTGGCCCTTGGCCATTGCCTTGGATTCGCCCAAGGGAAGGGAGCGGCTATTGAGGCTCCTGGCTCCCCTCGAGCTCCATCCAGAGCTTTTGGCTACCCTGGAGGTCTATTTGCAGTCGGGGTTTTCCCTCAAGAAGACGGCTCATCGCCTTGGCCTCCATCCCAACTCTGTTCTCTATAGGCTTCATCGCGCCGAAGAGCTGACTGGCCTTCACCTGGGTCGGGCGGAGGATTTGTGTCTGGTGAGCATGGCCTTGTACCTGTATCGTGCGGTGGGAGACTAG
- a CDS encoding ABC transporter substrate-binding protein — MRKVLGFLALVTGLAFAQTSLKVGVILPLSGASAVSGKAALNGIQLAADEVNTAGKVRLELVVVDDGTDTAKAVPAFTKLMTVDKVDIVIGGLASGVTFALSGPVKQYGPLFLAIGAASSVVEQAFEGYPLLFHYHPWDYHNVAAALQFFQYLNREHGARKVAILYEDGPFGSAGIGVYKQQLEKLGYQVQAEPFKAGSGQFTAILTRFRAFAPDILYWIGYDVDALPIATQARQVGLRPKLIYGAPPSWPIGFEKNPLSNDIAGMTAWLPTVANPESRRFVDAYRKKYGEVTEEYMAPMGYTIVKSLALAAEKAGSADKNRIAEALASLKMNTPFGPLSFKPSDTGRTKYQGFGPEIWFQFQYLQGSRRPVFPKEVATRPLRYPGEYYLR; from the coding sequence ATGCGAAAGGTGTTGGGATTTCTGGCTCTCGTGACAGGTCTGGCCTTTGCCCAGACCTCCCTGAAGGTGGGGGTCATCCTGCCCCTCTCCGGGGCTTCGGCGGTTTCGGGCAAGGCAGCGCTGAACGGCATCCAGCTGGCCGCCGACGAGGTGAACACCGCCGGCAAGGTCCGGTTGGAGCTGGTGGTGGTGGATGACGGCACCGATACGGCCAAAGCCGTCCCCGCCTTCACCAAGCTCATGACCGTGGACAAGGTGGACATCGTGATCGGAGGCCTGGCTAGCGGCGTCACCTTTGCCCTTTCCGGCCCCGTGAAGCAGTACGGGCCCCTCTTCTTGGCCATCGGGGCTGCCAGCTCCGTGGTGGAGCAGGCCTTCGAGGGGTACCCCCTCCTCTTCCACTACCACCCCTGGGACTACCACAACGTGGCCGCCGCCCTGCAGTTCTTCCAGTACCTAAACCGGGAGCACGGGGCAAGAAAGGTGGCCATCCTCTACGAGGATGGGCCCTTTGGTTCTGCGGGCATCGGGGTCTACAAACAGCAGCTGGAAAAACTGGGCTACCAGGTCCAGGCGGAACCCTTCAAGGCGGGAAGCGGCCAGTTCACCGCCATCCTCACCCGCTTCCGGGCCTTCGCCCCGGACATTCTCTATTGGATCGGGTACGACGTGGATGCCCTGCCCATCGCCACCCAGGCAAGGCAGGTGGGGCTCAGGCCCAAGCTCATCTACGGCGCCCCGCCCTCCTGGCCCATCGGTTTCGAAAAGAACCCGCTTTCCAATGACATCGCCGGCATGACCGCCTGGTTGCCCACGGTGGCCAATCCCGAGTCCCGTCGCTTCGTGGACGCCTACCGCAAGAAGTACGGGGAGGTCACGGAGGAATACATGGCCCCCATGGGCTACACCATTGTCAAGAGCCTGGCCCTGGCGGCGGAAAAGGCAGGTAGCGCCGACAAGAACCGCATCGCCGAGGCCCTGGCCAGCCTCAAGATGAACACCCCCTTCGGCCCTCTATCCTTTAAGCCCTCGGACACGGGCCGCACCAAGTACCAGGGGTTTGGTCCGGAGATCTGGTTCCAGTTCCAGTACCTGCAGGGAAGCCGCCGGCCTGTGTTCCCCAAGGAAGTGGCCACAAGGCCCTTGCGCTACCCCGGGGAGTACTACCTGAGATAA
- a CDS encoding branched-chain amino acid ABC transporter permease — MELLLQTLLNGLLMSGIYALVATGLALSLGVVGIVNFAHGEFLMMGAFLSYLLFAFRGVDPLLSLGLAFLAAFLVGGLAYQGLIRPVLRAPELNQMLLTFGLAILLQNLALLLFGADTRVVAPPYQATTLSLGPFFLGAVPLGAFLLSLATLLLLQVFLTRSRLGLAMRAVAQNRLAPGLLGIEAERVYLLAFGLAAALAGVAGVMLSVMLYASPTVGFTFTLKSFAIVALAGLGNLKGVVPASFVLALAEALVSTYLPGGGGLVEAVFFLVLFLALVGRAWREA, encoded by the coding sequence ATGGAGCTCCTGCTGCAAACCCTCCTGAACGGCCTCCTCATGAGCGGGATCTACGCCTTGGTGGCCACGGGATTAGCCCTCTCCTTGGGGGTGGTGGGGATCGTTAACTTCGCCCACGGGGAGTTTTTGATGATGGGGGCCTTCCTCTCCTACCTCCTCTTCGCCTTCCGGGGGGTGGACCCCCTCCTCTCCTTGGGCCTCGCCTTCCTGGCTGCCTTTTTGGTGGGAGGCCTGGCCTACCAAGGCCTGATCCGGCCGGTGCTAAGGGCCCCGGAACTCAACCAAATGCTCCTCACCTTCGGGCTGGCCATCCTCCTGCAAAACCTAGCCCTCCTCCTTTTCGGCGCCGACACCCGGGTGGTGGCCCCACCCTACCAAGCGACCACCCTCTCCCTGGGCCCCTTCTTCCTGGGAGCCGTACCCCTGGGGGCCTTTTTGCTCTCCCTCGCCACCCTCTTGCTGCTCCAGGTCTTCCTCACCCGAAGCCGGCTAGGCCTGGCCATGCGGGCCGTGGCCCAAAACCGCCTAGCCCCCGGGCTTCTGGGGATCGAGGCGGAAAGGGTCTACCTCCTGGCCTTCGGCCTGGCCGCTGCCTTGGCCGGGGTAGCTGGGGTCATGCTCTCGGTGATGCTGTACGCCAGCCCCACCGTGGGCTTCACCTTTACCCTCAAATCCTTCGCCATCGTGGCCCTGGCCGGGCTTGGCAACCTCAAGGGGGTGGTGCCCGCCAGTTTTGTTCTGGCCCTGGCCGAGGCCTTGGTGAGCACCTATCTACCGGGAGGCGGAGGGCTCGTGGAGGCGGTCTTCTTTTTGGTACTCTTCCTCGCCCTGGTGGGCCGGGCCTGGAGGGAGGCATGA
- a CDS encoding branched-chain amino acid ABC transporter permease, with translation MKGFGHPTLILLFLLFFALLPYLPLGIWRAFLLDVGFFVLLFTALALSWDLVARTGQLSLAHGAFFGLGAYGAGLLAPQVGTLPALCLGALAAGAGALVLGWVTLRLHGLYFAMASLAFSEVLRTLALKLPFTGGPIGLPVLPPFGGNWPLAAYYLGFSVLLLATALSLWAERSPFRLAQAATRQSEAVARVLGVQVVRVKLWSLFLGSVVAGLAGGVYGMKTLFLSPYDAFSLARAVEALVIPIFGGLYTTLGPLLGGVALVSLEQALRLWIQEGYLVVYGAILILVILFLPRGLVGVLGRRRG, from the coding sequence ATGAAGGGTTTCGGCCACCCCACCCTGATCCTCCTCTTCCTGCTCTTCTTCGCCTTGCTACCCTACCTTCCCTTAGGGATCTGGCGGGCCTTCCTCCTGGACGTGGGTTTTTTCGTCCTCCTCTTTACCGCATTGGCCCTCTCCTGGGACCTGGTGGCCCGCACCGGCCAGCTTTCCTTGGCCCACGGTGCCTTCTTCGGTTTAGGAGCGTATGGAGCCGGGCTCTTGGCCCCCCAGGTGGGCACGCTCCCCGCCCTTTGCCTGGGAGCCCTGGCAGCGGGGGCTGGGGCCCTGGTCCTGGGGTGGGTAACCTTGCGCCTCCACGGCCTGTACTTCGCCATGGCCAGCCTGGCCTTTAGCGAGGTGCTCCGCACCCTGGCCCTGAAACTCCCCTTTACCGGCGGACCCATCGGCCTTCCGGTCCTGCCCCCCTTTGGAGGGAATTGGCCTTTGGCCGCTTATTACCTGGGCTTCAGCGTACTCCTCCTGGCCACAGCCCTAAGCCTTTGGGCGGAAAGGAGCCCATTCCGCCTTGCCCAGGCGGCTACCCGGCAATCGGAGGCGGTGGCCCGGGTCCTGGGCGTGCAGGTGGTGCGGGTAAAGCTCTGGTCCCTGTTCTTGGGAAGTGTTGTGGCCGGGCTCGCTGGCGGCGTCTATGGGATGAAAACCCTCTTCCTCTCCCCTTATGACGCCTTCAGCCTGGCAAGAGCCGTGGAAGCCCTGGTTATCCCCATCTTCGGCGGGCTTTACACCACCTTGGGGCCCCTGCTGGGCGGCGTGGCCTTGGTAAGCCTCGAGCAGGCCCTCAGGCTTTGGATCCAGGAGGGATACCTGGTGGTCTACGGAGCCATCCTCATCCTGGTCATCCTCTTCCTGCCCCGCGGCCTGGTGGGCGTTTTGGGGAGGCGCCGTGGGTAA
- a CDS encoding ABC transporter ATP-binding protein, with translation MGKVLEVIRVSKRFLGLQALKEVSLHLEEGEILAVIGPNGAGKSTLLNLLSGLLRPDSGRILFQGQDITHLPPEARTHLGLGRAFQIVQPLPELTVRENLLVGARFGKPQVRQKEAEAWVEEVLRLTGLERRAEALAGELTLLEDKRLELARALATRPRVLLLDEVMAGLRPKEAEEAVALVRRIRDAGVSILFIEHLMPVVRALADRVVVLDYGEVIAEGTYQKVAQDQRVREAYLGRGA, from the coding sequence GTGGGTAAGGTTCTGGAAGTCATAAGGGTGAGCAAACGCTTCCTGGGGCTACAGGCCCTTAAGGAGGTGAGCCTTCACCTGGAAGAAGGGGAAATCCTGGCGGTCATCGGCCCCAACGGAGCCGGAAAAAGCACCCTCTTGAACCTTCTTTCAGGCCTACTAAGGCCCGACTCGGGCCGGATCCTATTCCAAGGGCAGGACATCACCCATCTCCCCCCGGAGGCCCGCACCCACCTGGGTCTCGGACGGGCCTTCCAGATCGTGCAGCCCCTCCCCGAGCTCACCGTGCGGGAGAACCTGCTGGTGGGGGCGCGCTTTGGCAAACCCCAGGTGCGACAGAAAGAGGCGGAGGCCTGGGTGGAGGAGGTGCTGCGCCTCACGGGATTGGAGCGCCGGGCGGAGGCTTTGGCCGGGGAGCTCACCCTTCTAGAGGACAAGCGGCTCGAGCTGGCCCGGGCCCTGGCCACCCGGCCTAGGGTGCTCCTCCTGGATGAGGTCATGGCCGGCTTGCGCCCCAAGGAAGCCGAAGAAGCCGTGGCCCTGGTGCGGCGGATCCGCGACGCCGGGGTCAGCATCCTATTCATCGAGCATCTCATGCCCGTGGTGCGCGCTTTGGCCGACCGGGTGGTGGTTCTGGACTACGGCGAGGTGATCGCCGAGGGAACCTACCAGAAGGTAGCCCAGGACCAGAGGGTACGGGAGGCCTACCTGGGGAGGGGAGCATGA